The Trueperaceae bacterium DNA window ATCTTCGAGGAGTTCCTGCAGAAGAAGTACGTCGGCGCCAAGAGCTTCTCGCTAGAGGGCAGCGAGACGCTCATCCCGCTCCTCGACCTCGCCATCGAGAAGGCCGGGAGCCAGGGGGTGGAGGAGATCGTCTTCGGGATGGCGCACCGGGGCAGGCTGAACGTCCTCGCCAACGTCCTCGGTAAGAACCCCCGCACCATCTTCCGCGAGTTCGACGACGCCGACCCCGAGCTCTACCTCGGCAGGGGCGACGTCAAGTACCACCTGGGCTACTCGAGCGACTGGGAGACGGCGGAGGGCAAGAAGGTGCACCTGTCGTTGGCCTTCAACCCGTCGCACCTCGAGTTCGTCAACACCGTCGTCCTGGGACGCGTGCGGGCCAAGCAGGACCGCCGCGACGACGCGCGCCGCGAGCGGGTGCTCCCCATCCTCATCCACGGCGACGCCGCGTTCATAGGCGAGGGCATCGTGCAGGAGACGCTCAACCTGAGCGGCCTCGTCGGCTACCGGGTCGGGGGCACCCTCCACGTCATCGTGAACAACCAGGTGGGGTTCACCACGGGTCCGCGCCAGGGCCGTAGCACCACGTACGCGTCCGACATCGCCAAGATGCTCCAGAGCCCCATCTTCCACGTCAACGGCGAGGACCCCGAGGCCGTCGCCCAGGTCATCGAGCTGGCCATGGACTTCAGGCACGAGTTCAAGCGCGACGTGGTGATTGACATGTACGCCTACCGGCGCTTCGGGCACAACGAGACCGACGAACCGTCGTTCACGCAACCCGTCATGTACGAGAAGATCCGCCGGCGCAGCGGGGTGCGCGAGTCGTACCTCGATCACCTACTGCGACTCGGCGAGGTCAGCCAGGCCGACGCCGAGCGCATCGCCGACGAGCGGCGCACCCACCTTGAGGCGGAGCTCTCCGTGGCGCGGAGCGGCGACTTCAAGCTGCAGTACTCCACGCTCGAGGGCGTGTGGCACGACTACCAGGGCGGGGCCGACGACGCGCTTCCCGATCCGGAGACCGGCATCGCCAAGGGCGACGCCAAGCGGTGGCTCAGGCTCCTCACGCAGGTGCCGGCCGACTTCAAGCTGAACTCGAAGATCGCGCGGCAGCTCAAGACGCGCGAGGCCATGGCCGACGGCGAGGTCCCCCTCGACTGGGCGGCGGGCGAGGCGTTGGCCCTCGCCAGCCTCGTCGCCGGTGGCGTGAGGGTCCGGTTCAGCGGCCAGGACGTGGAGCGCGGCACCTTCAGCCACCGGCACGCCGTGTTCCACGACGCCGGCGACGGCCACGAGTACGTGCCCATGAGCGCGGTGGAGGCCCACCCCGGGCTCTTCGACATCCACAACTCGCCCCTGTCGGAGACGGGCGTGCTCGGCTTCGAGTACGGCTACAGCCTCGACGCCCCCGACGGGCTGGTGCTGTGGGAGGCGCAGTTCGGCGACTTCGCGAACACCGCCCAGGTGATCATCGACCAGTTCATCGCCAGCGCCGAGGAGAAGTGGTCGCGCCTGTCGGGCCTGGTCATGCTGCTGCCGCACGGCTACGAGGGCCAGGGGCCTGAGCACTCCAGCGCGCGCCTCGAGCGTTACCTGCAACTCTGCGCCGAGGACAACATGCAGGTCGTCTACCCCACGACCCCGGCCCAGATCTTCCACCTGCTGCGGCGCCAGGTCGTGAGGCCTTACCGCAAGCCGTTGGTCGTGATGGCGCCCAAGAGCCTGCTGCGCCACCCGCGAGCGACGAGCTCGCTCGAGGAGCTGGCGCGCGGCAAGTTCAGGCGCGTCATCGGCGACCACGACGTGGACGCGAAGGGCGTGAGCAGGATCCTGCTCACCAGCGGCAAGGTCTACTACGACCTGCTGGCGGAGCGCGAGAAGCGCGGAGCGACCGACGTGGCCATCGTGCGCCTCGAGCAGTTGTACCCGCTCCACCTGGCACCGCTGGCGGAGGCGCTCGAGGCGTTCCCGGCGGACGCGCCGGTCTACTACGTGCAGGAGGAGG harbors:
- a CDS encoding 2-oxoglutarate dehydrogenase E1 component, whose product is MNSSSLDYVEELYLRYLEEPSAVGEAWQAYFAAQPAPAPGARPALGPSFTPHSLFNPPSGHTTAHLGEVEVAAALLQQKLDRLVRNYRVRGHRLADLSPLGRDQFVAPELDPAHYGLSEADMDRPVLAGTFAGATTVRDVIDGLQATYCRSIGAQFMHIDSLEVRVWLQRRMEATRNRLALPRDQQLRILTKLTDATIFEEFLQKKYVGAKSFSLEGSETLIPLLDLAIEKAGSQGVEEIVFGMAHRGRLNVLANVLGKNPRTIFREFDDADPELYLGRGDVKYHLGYSSDWETAEGKKVHLSLAFNPSHLEFVNTVVLGRVRAKQDRRDDARRERVLPILIHGDAAFIGEGIVQETLNLSGLVGYRVGGTLHVIVNNQVGFTTGPRQGRSTTYASDIAKMLQSPIFHVNGEDPEAVAQVIELAMDFRHEFKRDVVIDMYAYRRFGHNETDEPSFTQPVMYEKIRRRSGVRESYLDHLLRLGEVSQADAERIADERRTHLEAELSVARSGDFKLQYSTLEGVWHDYQGGADDALPDPETGIAKGDAKRWLRLLTQVPADFKLNSKIARQLKTREAMADGEVPLDWAAGEALALASLVAGGVRVRFSGQDVERGTFSHRHAVFHDAGDGHEYVPMSAVEAHPGLFDIHNSPLSETGVLGFEYGYSLDAPDGLVLWEAQFGDFANTAQVIIDQFIASAEEKWSRLSGLVMLLPHGYEGQGPEHSSARLERYLQLCAEDNMQVVYPTTPAQIFHLLRRQVVRPYRKPLVVMAPKSLLRHPRATSSLEELARGKFRRVIGDHDVDAKGVSRILLTSGKVYYDLLAEREKRGATDVAIVRLEQLYPLHLAPLAEALEAFPADAPVYYVQEEAENNGAWHHLLVRFGRELLGRPFSGVHRAAAASPSTGSGAAHKLEQADLMRRAFETR